TTTTTCAGGAGAAAAAGAAGAAGTTTGGCGTGAAAAAGGTTTGTTAGGATATTCTGAGGAAAAATATATCCCTTTACGTCGTGATTTATATTTAGAAATTTCTGATTATCATATGTATGAAGATGTGATGTTAACCAGTCAATATGATCAGAAAAATGATGAGCATTTTGTAATTAATTTTGTGGTTTCTGGCAATGTTAAAACTATTTATCATGGGGTAACAGATTATGTTTCAGAAACGGCAGGAAAAAATTATATTGAGTTTTGGGAGTCTCGACAGGAAACGGAATATTGGCAAAAAGGCGATCGCATCTTAAAAGTTAGAGTCGGAATTTCTTTGTCAACTTTAAGAGAAATGTGTGAAGATTCTTTAGACACTTTACCCTCAGAATTACAGTTATTAATTACGGGTAAAAATGTGCCTCCTTGTTATCGTCAGGGGGAAAATAATATTAATATGAATAGTGCTTTAAATCAGATTGTAAATTGTCCTTATCAGGGATTTACCAGAAACTTTTATTTAGAAAGTAAGGCTTTAGAATTACTGGCTTTATGGTTAGGAAAAAACAATAAAATAGGATTTAATCAAATTTCTTCTCTTAGTAGAAAAGATATTATTGCTTTGCAAGAAGTAAAAAATATTATGAAAAAAAACTTACAAAATCCTCCTAGTTTAAAAGAATTATCTCGACAATTATGTATCAATGAATGTAAATTAAAATCAGGTTTTAAAAAATTATTTAATACAACAATTTTTAATTATTTACACCGTCAAAGAATGGAATATGCTCACAGTTTATTAAGAGATAAAAAAATAAAAATAACCGATGTAGCAATGATGTGTGGTTATGCCAGTTTACCTTCTTTTTCTAAGGCTTTTAAAAAATATTACGGTATTAGTCCAAGATGCGATCGAATTTGATAATCAAAATATATTTTGCACAACCCCTAAGTATAATAAATAAAGACATAAAGTCCCTAATAGGAACGAGTACAAAGTTCAGAAAATGAGAATTAGTAAGAAGAAAAAAGCGATCGAAATTTTAAATATACTCAAACAACTTTATCCTACCGCTACTTGTAGCCTGAACTATGATACTCCCCTACAGTTATTAGTTGCGACAATTTTGTCAGCACAATGCACCGATGAGAGAGTAAATAAAGTTACACCGGCTTTATTCAAACGTTTTCCTGATGCCCAAAGTTTTGCCCAAGCCGATAGAGAAGAAATAGAGAATTTAATTCGCTCCACGGGTTTTTATCGCAACAAGGCTAAAAATATTCAGAATGCCTGTATCAGAATTGTTAATGATTTTGATGGGAAAGTACCTCAAACTATGACAGAATTATTAACCCTTGCCGGAGTTGCCCGTAAAACCGCTAATGTAGTATTAGCTCATGCCTTCGGTATTATTGAAGGAGTAACGGTAGATACCCATGTAAAAAGGCTTAGTAATCGTCTAGGTTTAACTAAGCATTCTAACCCGATACAAATTGAAAAAGATTTGATGAAGTTATTACCCCAAGCAGAGTGGGAAAATTTTTCTATTAGTATTATTTATCATGGTAGAGCCGTTTGTAATGCTCGTAAACCTCGTTGTCCAGAATGTACTTTAAGTCATTTATGTCCTTCTTTTATCAGCTAAAAATCTTCTCCTTATTCTCTGAAAAAACTGTACACTAATCATCATAACCAAAGAACAGTTATTAACATAAATTATGGCTCTTGGCTATCTCGCCCTAGTATTACACGCACATTTACCCTTCGTTCGTCATCCAGAAAGTGACTATGTATTAGAAGAAGAGTGGCTATATGAAGCAATTACGGAAACTTATATTCCCATACTAAGAGTTTTTAGAGACTTAAAAAAAGATGGAGTAGAATTCAAAATCACCATGAGTCTAACACCGACTCTTGTGTCTATGTTAAAAGATGAACTCTTACAACATCGTTATGATCAATATCTCCAAAAATTAGAGCAATTAATTCTAAAAGAAGTTATCAGCAATCAAAATAATGGACACCTCAAGTATTTAGCTGAATATTATGAACAAGAATTTGCTCAGATTCGACAAATATGGAATGAGTCAGAAAGGGATTTAGTCTCAGCTTTTAAAACTTTTCAAGACAGCAATAATCTCGACATTGTGACTTGTGGGGCTACTCATGGTTATTTACCATTAATGAAAATGTATCCCAATGCGGTTAAAGCTCAAATTGAGGTAGCCTGTGACCATTATCATGACAATTTTGGACAGTTTCCCAAGGGGATATGGTTGCCTGAATGTGCTTACTATCAAGGCTTAGAGGATATTTTAGCCTCAGCAGGATTAAGATATTTTATCACTGATGGACATGGTTTAATTCATGGAAATCCTGTACCTCGTTTTGGTACTTATGCCCCTATTTTTACCCCTAGAGGTGTTGCGGTATTCGGGCGGGATTCTGAGTCATCCCAACAGGTTTGGTCTTCAGAAATCGGTTATCCGGGTGACCCTGTCTATCGAGAATTTTATAAAGATTTAGGATGGGAAGCTGATTACGAATATATTAAACCTTATATTATGCCCAATGGTCAAAGAAAAAATGTAGGCATTAAATACTACAAAATTACCGATCGCACCTGTAGTCTTTCAGAAAAAGGTCTTTATGACCCATATTGGGCAAAAGAAAAAGCCGCAGAACACGCTGGAAATTTTTTGTTTAACCGAATTCAACAGGTGAAGCACCTAGCAGGGGTGATGGGTAGAGAGCCAATTGTTGTTTCTCCCTATGATGCTGAATTATACGGACATTGGTGGTATGAAGGTCCACAATTTCTTGATTTTTTATGTCGCAAAATATGGTTTGATCAAGAAACCATTGTGATGACTACTTTGGGGGAATATTTACAAAATCACCCCACCCAACAAGTGGCAACCCCCGCTCAATCTAGTTGGGGTTATAAGGGATACCATGAATTTTGGTTAAATGAAAGTAATAGTTGGATTTATCCGCATCTTCACAAAGCCATTGAAA
This is a stretch of genomic DNA from Cyanobacterium aponinum PCC 10605. It encodes these proteins:
- a CDS encoding glycoside hydrolase family 57 protein, translated to MALGYLALVLHAHLPFVRHPESDYVLEEEWLYEAITETYIPILRVFRDLKKDGVEFKITMSLTPTLVSMLKDELLQHRYDQYLQKLEQLILKEVISNQNNGHLKYLAEYYEQEFAQIRQIWNESERDLVSAFKTFQDSNNLDIVTCGATHGYLPLMKMYPNAVKAQIEVACDHYHDNFGQFPKGIWLPECAYYQGLEDILASAGLRYFITDGHGLIHGNPVPRFGTYAPIFTPRGVAVFGRDSESSQQVWSSEIGYPGDPVYREFYKDLGWEADYEYIKPYIMPNGQRKNVGIKYYKITDRTCSLSEKGLYDPYWAKEKAAEHAGNFLFNRIQQVKHLAGVMGREPIVVSPYDAELYGHWWYEGPQFLDFLCRKIWFDQETIVMTTLGEYLQNHPTQQVATPAQSSWGYKGYHEFWLNESNSWIYPHLHKAIEKMTELAQRNPESELELRALNQAGRELLLAQSSDWAFIMHTGTMVDYAVKRTKNHLLRFNRLYEEIKNGDINGDWLLKLEIMDNIFPDFDYQVYR
- the nth gene encoding endonuclease III codes for the protein MRISKKKKAIEILNILKQLYPTATCSLNYDTPLQLLVATILSAQCTDERVNKVTPALFKRFPDAQSFAQADREEIENLIRSTGFYRNKAKNIQNACIRIVNDFDGKVPQTMTELLTLAGVARKTANVVLAHAFGIIEGVTVDTHVKRLSNRLGLTKHSNPIQIEKDLMKLLPQAEWENFSISIIYHGRAVCNARKPRCPECTLSHLCPSFIS
- a CDS encoding helix-turn-helix transcriptional regulator, whose amino-acid sequence is MIALSTVNWSNYWQQESESFTTFSGEKEEVWREKGLLGYSEEKYIPLRRDLYLEISDYHMYEDVMLTSQYDQKNDEHFVINFVVSGNVKTIYHGVTDYVSETAGKNYIEFWESRQETEYWQKGDRILKVRVGISLSTLREMCEDSLDTLPSELQLLITGKNVPPCYRQGENNINMNSALNQIVNCPYQGFTRNFYLESKALELLALWLGKNNKIGFNQISSLSRKDIIALQEVKNIMKKNLQNPPSLKELSRQLCINECKLKSGFKKLFNTTIFNYLHRQRMEYAHSLLRDKKIKITDVAMMCGYASLPSFSKAFKKYYGISPRCDRI